From the unidentified bacterial endosymbiont genome, one window contains:
- a CDS encoding amino acid permease has protein sequence MDTSTNGSVVVSDSPAARRAGMSESEWREAIKFDSTDTGWVIMSIGMAIGAGIVFLPVQVGLMGLWVFLLSSIIGYPAMYLFQRLFINTLAESPECKDYPSIISGYLGKNWGVLLGALYFVMLVIWMFVYATAITNDSASYLHTFGITDGLLSENPFYGLFLICILVAISSRGEKLLFKVSSLMVLTKLLVVAALGLSMIGLWHLVNAGTLPPVGLLIKNAIITLPFTLTSILFIQTLSPMVISYRSREKSVDVARHKALRAMNIAFGVLFVTVFFYAVSFTLAMGHEEAVKAYEQNISALAIAAQFISGDGAGWVKIVSVILNIFAVMTAFFGVYLGFREATQGIVMNILRRKMLAENINERAVQRGIMLFAILLAWSAIVLNAPVLSFTSVCSPIFGVVGCLIPAWLVYKVPTLQKYRGASLVIIVITGLLLCVSPFLAFS, from the coding sequence ATGGATACGTCAACAAACGGCAGTGTGGTTGTGAGTGATTCTCCTGCGGCAAGGCGGGCAGGAATGAGCGAAAGTGAGTGGCGAGAGGCCATTAAATTCGATAGCACCGATACGGGTTGGGTCATCATGAGTATTGGAATGGCTATCGGTGCGGGAATTGTTTTTCTCCCGGTGCAGGTAGGGTTAATGGGGTTATGGGTATTTTTACTCTCATCAATTATTGGTTATCCGGCTATGTACCTCTTTCAACGATTGTTTATTAATACGCTGGCAGAGTCGCCCGAATGTAAAGACTACCCAAGTATCATTAGCGGCTATCTCGGAAAAAACTGGGGAGTATTATTAGGCGCTCTTTATTTCGTAATGCTTGTGATCTGGATGTTTGTCTATGCCACGGCTATTACCAATGACAGTGCTTCGTATTTACATACTTTTGGCATAACGGATGGCCTGCTCTCAGAAAATCCGTTCTATGGTTTATTCCTGATCTGTATTCTGGTGGCCATCTCCTCGCGGGGTGAAAAGCTGCTATTTAAAGTCTCCAGCCTGATGGTACTGACAAAGCTGCTGGTGGTCGCAGCGCTGGGACTGTCGATGATTGGACTTTGGCATCTAGTCAATGCTGGTACGTTGCCCCCAGTAGGACTGCTAATAAAAAATGCCATTATTACGTTGCCCTTTACCCTGACATCAATTCTTTTTATTCAGACATTAAGCCCGATGGTAATTTCCTATCGCTCACGGGAAAAGTCTGTAGATGTTGCGCGGCATAAAGCGCTACGAGCGATGAATATTGCCTTTGGCGTGCTGTTTGTCACGGTCTTCTTCTATGCGGTCTCCTTCACTCTGGCGATGGGGCATGAAGAAGCAGTAAAAGCCTATGAGCAGAATATCTCTGCCCTGGCGATTGCGGCGCAGTTTATCAGCGGTGACGGTGCGGGCTGGGTGAAAATCGTCAGCGTTATCCTGAATATTTTCGCCGTTATGACCGCATTCTTCGGTGTTTATCTTGGCTTTCGTGAGGCCACGCAGGGCATCGTAATGAACATTCTGCGTCGCAAAATGCTGGCAGAGAATATCAATGAACGCGCCGTGCAGCGCGGAATCATGCTATTTGCCATTCTGCTGGCCTGGAGCGCCATTGTGTTAAACGCTCCAGTGCTGAGCTTTACATCCGTTTGCAGCCCAATCTTTGGGGTAGTGGGTTGCCTGATCCCTGCATGGTTGGTCTATAAAGTACCGACTCTGCAGAAATATAGAGGCGCATCTCTGGTGATTATTGTCATCACTGGACTGTTGCTTTGTGTTTCTCCTTTCCTCGCGTTTTCTTGA
- a CDS encoding serine dehydratase subunit alpha family protein: MSKQINPLWNHFIHAVQEEVKPALGCTEPVSLALACAMAAGQLSGEITRIEAWVSPNLMKNGLGVTVPGTGMVGLPIAAALGALGGNAQAGLEVLKDASADALARAKAMLKAGLVQVKLQEPCDEILYSRACVYAGESSAMVTIAGGHTRVVEVVCQGETRFTLDDRQSQAKDDPLAVLSNTTLSQILEFVEQVPFDAIRFILDAGRLNDALSREGLRSKWGLHIGATLDKQRACGWVAKDLGSDIVIRTSAASDARMGGATLPAMSNSGSGNQGITATMPIVVVAEHIQAAEERLARALMLSHLSAIYIHYQLPRLSALCAATTAGMGAAAGMAWLLGGTYPTIAMAIGSMIGDVSGMICDGASNSCAMKVSTSVASAWKAVMMALDDSAVTGNEGIVAHDVEQSISNLCALACRSMQATDRQIIEIMASKV; the protein is encoded by the coding sequence ATGTCTAAGCAAATTAATCCTTTATGGAATCATTTTATTCATGCTGTGCAGGAGGAGGTAAAGCCTGCGCTGGGGTGTACGGAACCTGTCTCGCTGGCACTGGCCTGCGCGATGGCTGCCGGGCAGCTTTCCGGTGAGATAACGCGAATTGAGGCGTGGGTATCGCCGAACCTGATGAAAAACGGACTTGGCGTAACGGTGCCCGGCACCGGCATGGTCGGATTGCCCATCGCGGCGGCGCTCGGCGCGCTCGGTGGAAATGCACAGGCCGGGCTGGAAGTGCTGAAAGACGCGTCGGCTGATGCGCTGGCACGCGCCAAAGCGATGCTCAAAGCGGGACTGGTGCAGGTGAAATTGCAGGAACCTTGCGATGAGATCCTCTATTCACGTGCCTGCGTTTACGCCGGAGAGTCTTCGGCCATGGTGACCATCGCGGGCGGGCATACCCGGGTGGTAGAGGTGGTTTGCCAGGGCGAAACGCGCTTTACGCTTGACGATCGTCAGAGCCAGGCTAAGGACGACCCGCTGGCGGTGCTCTCGAACACGACGCTGTCGCAGATCCTTGAGTTTGTAGAGCAGGTGCCGTTCGACGCGATCCGCTTCATCCTCGATGCGGGGCGTCTGAACGATGCGCTCTCCCGTGAAGGTTTACGTAGTAAGTGGGGGCTGCACATTGGCGCGACGCTTGATAAGCAACGCGCATGTGGATGGGTGGCGAAGGATCTGGGCTCAGACATTGTTATCCGTACCAGTGCGGCCTCTGATGCGCGGATGGGCGGTGCGACGCTGCCAGCTATGAGTAACTCTGGTTCCGGTAATCAAGGGATCACGGCCACTATGCCAATCGTTGTGGTTGCTGAGCACATTCAGGCTGCTGAAGAACGGCTTGCGCGAGCGCTGATGCTCTCGCATCTGTCGGCCATCTATATTCACTACCAGCTCCCACGCCTGTCAGCGTTATGCGCCGCCACCACCGCAGGCATGGGGGCGGCGGCAGGGATGGCGTGGCTGTTGGGCGGAACATACCCGACGATAGCAATGGCCATCGGGAGTATGATAGGCGATGTCAGCGGGATGATCTGCGATGGGGCTTCAAACAGCTGCGCGATGAAAGTCTCAACCAGCGTCGCCAGTGCTTGGAAGGCGGTGATGATGGCGCTGGATGATTCAGCCGTAACGGGTAACGAGGGGATTGTTGCGCACGATGTGGAGCAGTCTATTTCGAACCTTTGCGCGTTAGCGTGTCGCTCAATGCAGGCGACGGACAGGCAAATTATTGAGATTATGGCGAGTAAGGTGTAG
- a CDS encoding pirin family protein, with translation MITTRTAKQCGQADFGWLQARYTFSFGHYFDPKLLGYASLRVLNQEVLAPASAFQPRTYPKVDILNLILEGEAEYRDSEGNHVQAKAGEAVLISTQPGISYSEHNLSKDKTLTRMQLWLDACSERENPLVQKIDLKDDKQQLIATPDGSNGSLQLRQQVWLHHIDLNKGGQASFQLHGPRAYLQSIHGTVHALTHTEEKEALTCGDGAFIRDEANITLVADTPLRALLIDLPV, from the coding sequence ATGATTACGACAAGAACAGCTAAACAGTGCGGACAAGCCGATTTCGGTTGGCTGCAGGCCCGCTACACCTTTTCCTTTGGACACTACTTTGACCCAAAACTGCTCGGTTACGCCTCATTGCGCGTGTTGAACCAGGAAGTGCTCGCCCCGGCCAGCGCTTTCCAGCCGCGTACGTACCCGAAAGTCGATATCCTGAACCTGATCCTGGAAGGCGAGGCAGAATACCGCGATAGCGAGGGCAATCATGTTCAGGCAAAGGCAGGCGAAGCGGTGTTAATTTCCACGCAGCCTGGTATCAGCTACAGCGAGCATAACCTCAGCAAGGATAAGACCCTGACCCGCATGCAACTGTGGCTGGATGCCTGCTCTGAGCGGGAAAACCCGCTAGTGCAAAAAATCGATCTGAAAGATGACAAGCAGCAGTTGATTGCCACGCCCGATGGCAGCAACGGCAGCCTGCAACTGCGCCAGCAGGTATGGCTGCACCATATCGACCTGAATAAAGGTGGACAGGCGAGCTTCCAGCTTCATGGCCCGCGCGCCTATCTGCAATCAATACACGGTACGGTGCATGCGTTAACGCATACGGAAGAGAAAGAAGCGCTCACCTGCGGTGACGGGGCGTTTATTCGCGATGAAGCGAATATTACCCTGGTGGCCGATACGCCGCTGCGCGCGCTGTTGATTGATTTGCCGGTGTGA
- a CDS encoding LysR family transcriptional regulator, with the protein MAKERALTLEALRVMDAIDRRGSFAAAADELGRVPSALSYTMQKLEEELDVVLFDRSGHRTKFTNVGRMLLERGRVLLEAADKLTTDAEALARGWETHLTLVTEALVPTEALFPLVDRLAGKANTQLSIITEVLAGAWERLETGRADIVIAPDMHFRSSSEINSRKLYSVLNVYVAAPDHPIHQEPEPLSEVTRVKYRGVAVADTARERPVLTVQLLDKQPRLTVTSLEDKRQALLAGLGVATMPYPFVEKDIAEGRLRVVSPEYTSEVDIIMAWRRDSMGEAKSWCLREIPKLFAHNNK; encoded by the coding sequence ATGGCTAAAGAGAGAGCATTGACGCTTGAGGCGCTTCGCGTCATGGACGCAATAGACAGACGCGGCAGTTTTGCCGCGGCCGCTGATGAACTGGGGCGCGTTCCATCTGCGCTAAGCTACACCATGCAGAAGCTGGAGGAAGAGCTGGACGTGGTGCTCTTTGACCGCTCAGGTCATCGAACAAAATTCACCAACGTGGGGCGGATGCTGCTGGAGCGCGGTCGCGTCCTGCTGGAGGCGGCAGACAAGCTAACGACCGATGCGGAAGCGCTGGCGCGCGGCTGGGAAACTCATCTGACGCTGGTTACCGAGGCGCTGGTGCCTACCGAGGCGCTGTTCCCGCTGGTGGACAGGCTGGCGGGTAAAGCTAACACCCAATTGTCCATCATCACCGAAGTGCTGGCAGGGGCCTGGGAGCGGCTGGAGACGGGCAGGGCGGATATTGTGATTGCGCCGGACATGCACTTTCGTTCATCTTCAGAAATCAATTCCCGCAAGCTTTACAGCGTGTTAAACGTTTACGTGGCCGCGCCAGACCATCCAATTCACCAGGAGCCGGAACCGCTGTCTGAAGTTACCCGCGTGAAGTATCGCGGCGTCGCGGTTGCAGACACAGCACGTGAACGCCCGGTATTGACGGTGCAGTTGCTGGATAAACAGCCGCGTCTGACGGTGACCTCTCTTGAGGACAAACGTCAGGCTTTGCTGGCGGGGTTAGGGGTCGCGACCATGCCGTATCCATTCGTCGAAAAAGACATTGCCGAAGGGCGGCTGCGGGTCGTCAGCCCGGAGTACACCAGCGAAGTGGACATCATTATGGCATGGCGGCGTGACAGCATGGGCGAAGCCAAATCCTGGTGCCTGCGCGAAATTCCGAAGCTCTTTGCCCACAACAACAAATAA
- a CDS encoding DUF805 domain-containing protein codes for MDWYLKVLRNYVGFGGRARRKEYWMFVLVNFILLMVLSIVDKILGWERAGGEGVLTSIYGIFILLPSWALQFRRLHDTDRSAWWLLLLLIPIIGWLIMLVFYCQNGTPGENRFGPDPKPAV; via the coding sequence ATGGACTGGTATTTGAAAGTACTGCGCAACTATGTTGGATTTGGTGGCCGCGCCCGCCGCAAAGAATATTGGATGTTTGTTCTGGTGAACTTCATTCTCCTTATGGTGCTGAGCATCGTCGATAAAATACTCGGTTGGGAACGGGCTGGTGGGGAAGGTGTGCTTACCTCAATTTATGGCATTTTCATACTGCTGCCATCCTGGGCCTTACAGTTCCGACGGCTGCACGATACTGACCGTTCAGCATGGTGGCTTCTGTTGCTCTTGATCCCGATTATCGGCTGGTTAATTATGTTGGTCTTCTACTGTCAGAACGGTACACCGGGTGAAAACCGCTTTGGTCCCGACCCCAAGCCCGCCGTATAA
- a CDS encoding glutathione S-transferase family protein translates to MGQLVDGIWQDVWYDTQSTGGRFRRSVSAFRNWLTADGAAGPSGESGFAAEKDRYHLYVSLACPWAHRTLIVRKLKGLEALIPVSVVNPLMLENGWTFDSDFPAATGDALYHHDFLYQLYLRADPHYTGRVTVPVLWDKKNQTIVSNESAEIIRMFNTAFDAQGARAGDYYPDELRAKIDELNGWIYDNVNNGVYKAGFATSQDAYDEAVGKVFDSLERLEQILGQHRYLTGDRLTEADIRLWTTLIRFDPVYVTHFKCDKHRISDYLNLHGFLRDIYQMPGIAETVDFDHIRTHYYRSHKTINPTGIISIGPWQDLDEPHGRDVRFG, encoded by the coding sequence ATGGGACAACTCGTAGACGGCATCTGGCAGGATGTCTGGTATGACACCCAATCCACCGGTGGCCGCTTCAGGCGCTCTGTTTCGGCCTTCCGTAACTGGCTGACCGCCGACGGCGCTGCCGGCCCGAGCGGAGAAAGTGGCTTCGCAGCCGAAAAAGACCGTTACCATCTCTATGTTTCACTCGCCTGTCCGTGGGCGCACCGCACGTTGATTGTGCGCAAGCTTAAAGGGCTGGAGGCATTGATTCCGGTTTCGGTAGTGAACCCGCTGATGCTGGAAAACGGCTGGACGTTTGACAGTGATTTCCCCGCCGCGACGGGTGATGCCCTGTATCACCACGATTTCCTCTACCAGCTCTACCTGCGTGCCGACCCGCACTACACCGGGCGCGTTACGGTGCCGGTACTGTGGGATAAAAAAAACCAGACCATCGTCAGCAATGAGTCTGCGGAGATCATCCGCATGTTCAACACCGCGTTTGATGCCCAGGGCGCCCGCGCCGGGGATTATTACCCCGACGAACTGCGCGCTAAGATCGATGAGCTGAACGGTTGGATCTACGACAACGTTAATAACGGCGTCTACAAAGCCGGTTTTGCCACCAGCCAGGACGCTTACGATGAGGCGGTCGGGAAAGTATTTGACTCTCTGGAGCGTCTGGAGCAGATCCTCGGTCAACACCGCTACCTGACGGGCGACCGCCTGACGGAAGCCGACATCCGCCTATGGACTACGCTTATCCGCTTTGATCCGGTCTATGTTACCCACTTTAAGTGCGATAAACATCGCATCAGCGATTACCTAAACCTGCATGGTTTCCTGCGTGACATCTACCAGATGCCGGGCATTGCCGAAACGGTCGATTTCGATCATATTCGCACCCACTACTACCGCAGCCATAAAACCATTAACCCGACGGGCATTATCTCTATTGGCCCGTGGCAGGATCTTGATGAACCGCACGGGCGCGACGTCCGTTTCGGATAA
- a CDS encoding DoxX family protein encodes MKKLEDVGVLVARILMPILFITAGWGKITGYAGTQQYMEAMGVPGFLLPLTILLEFGGGLAVLFGFLTRTTALFTAGFTLLTAFIFHSNFAEGVNSLMFMKNLTIAGGFLLLAITGPGAYSIDRVLNKKW; translated from the coding sequence ATGAAAAAATTAGAAGATGTTGGGGTTTTGGTTGCGCGTATTCTGATGCCAATTCTGTTTATCACCGCAGGTTGGGGCAAAATCACCGGCTATGCAGGTACCCAACAGTATATGGAAGCGATGGGTGTACCGGGGTTCCTGCTGCCGCTAACCATTCTGCTTGAATTCGGCGGTGGTCTGGCGGTACTGTTCGGCTTTCTGACCCGTACTACCGCATTGTTCACCGCTGGCTTTACCCTGCTGACGGCATTCATTTTCCACAGTAACTTCGCGGAAGGCGTGAACTCCCTGATGTTCATGAAAAACCTGACCATTGCAGGCGGTTTCCTGCTGCTGGCCATCACCGGCCCTGGCGCGTACAGCATTGACCGCGTGCTGAATAAGAAGTGGTAA
- a CDS encoding YqjK-like family protein: MSSAAERQKRKAYLLSQIQQQRLDLSAGRRDWIDATHRFDRGWNTVLSLRSWALVGSSVMAIWSIRHPNMLIRWARRGFGVWSAWRLVKTTLRQQQLR, encoded by the coding sequence GTGAGCAGCGCTGCCGAGCGTCAGAAGCGAAAAGCCTATCTTTTGAGCCAAATTCAACAGCAACGGCTGGATTTGTCGGCTGGCCGTCGTGACTGGATTGATGCAACTCATCGGTTCGATCGTGGCTGGAATACTGTCCTGAGCCTGCGCTCCTGGGCGTTGGTCGGTAGCAGCGTGATGGCTATCTGGAGTATTCGACATCCTAATATGCTGATCCGCTGGGCCCGACGCGGCTTTGGCGTCTGGAGCGCCTGGCGTCTGGTGAAAACCACGCTGCGCCAGCAGCAGCTACGGTAA
- a CDS encoding phage holin family protein — translation MEDPRHAQGPANNVLGIGQRLLTTLVGIAETRVRLAVVELEEEKANLFQMLLMLGLTMLFAAFGLMSLMVLIIWAIDPQYRLNAMIATTVVLLVGALIGGIWTLHKARTSTFLRHTRQELANDRSLLEDDKP, via the coding sequence ATGGAAGATCCTCGTCACGCACAAGGGCCTGCTAATAACGTCCTCGGCATCGGCCAGCGTTTGTTAACCACGCTGGTCGGCATTGCCGAAACGCGCGTCCGGCTTGCAGTGGTTGAACTGGAAGAGGAGAAAGCCAACCTTTTCCAGATGCTGCTCATGCTCGGTCTGACCATGCTTTTCGCCGCGTTCGGTCTGATGAGCCTGATGGTGTTAATCATCTGGGCCATCGATCCGCAGTATCGCCTCAATGCGATGATCGCCACTACCGTTGTTCTGTTGGTTGGCGCATTAATTGGAGGCATCTGGACGCTGCATAAGGCACGTACGTCAACCTTCCTGCGCCATACGCGACAGGAGCTGGCTAACGATCGTTCGTTGCTGGAGGACGATAAACCGTGA
- a CDS encoding DUF883 family protein yields the protein MSKDTTSEHLRAELKSLADTLEEVLSSSTDKSKEEVSKLRSKAEQALKESRHRLGETGDALAKQTREAAARADEYVRDNPWTGVGIGAAVGIVLGILLTRR from the coding sequence ATGTCAAAAGATACCACCTCAGAACATCTGCGCGCTGAACTGAAATCCCTTGCAGACACCCTGGAAGAGGTGCTGAGCTCCTCCACCGATAAATCTAAGGAAGAAGTCAGCAAACTGCGCAGCAAAGCGGAACAGGCGCTGAAAGAGAGCCGTCATCGTCTGGGTGAAACCGGTGATGCATTGGCGAAACAGACTCGCGAGGCCGCTGCCCGTGCCGATGAGTATGTTCGTGATAACCCGTGGACTGGCGTAGGTATTGGTGCCGCAGTGGGTATCGTGCTGGGCATCCTCCTGACGCGTCGCTGA
- a CDS encoding DUF1090 domain-containing protein, protein MKYRITLALTLLTLSSASFANTLCQQKEQEIQREISYAEKHNNQNRIDGLKKALSEVKDNCTDSKLRADHQKKIAEQQDEIAERRQDLQEAKEKGDADKIAKRERKLQEAQDELKALEAREY, encoded by the coding sequence ATGAAATACCGCATCACGCTGGCTCTGACCCTTTTAACTTTAAGCTCTGCTTCTTTCGCTAACACCCTTTGTCAGCAGAAAGAGCAGGAAATTCAGCGCGAAATCAGTTATGCCGAAAAGCATAACAACCAGAACCGTATTGACGGTTTGAAGAAAGCGCTCAGTGAAGTGAAAGACAATTGTACGGACAGCAAGCTGCGAGCCGATCATCAGAAAAAAATTGCCGAACAGCAAGACGAGATAGCCGAGCGCCGTCAAGATCTGCAGGAAGCGAAAGAGAAAGGTGATGCGGATAAAATTGCTAAACGCGAGAGGAAGTTGCAAGAAGCGCAGGACGAACTGAAAGCGCTGGAAGCTCGCGAATATTGA
- the mzrA gene encoding EnvZ/OmpR regulon moderator MzrA — protein sequence MVIFPLTVRRFSCAMIALAAIAALLMTWAALGNEESTLAIRPMNQGVSVPDGFSVWHHLDANGIRFKSITPQDDVLLIKFDSSAQSAAAKVVLDRTLPHGYIIAQQEDNSHPAAWLSLLRDTSHRFG from the coding sequence ATGGTTATCTTCCCCCTCACAGTGCGTCGATTCTCCTGTGCCATGATTGCGCTGGCGGCCATCGCCGCCCTGCTAATGACCTGGGCCGCGCTGGGTAACGAGGAGTCGACTCTGGCTATTCGCCCAATGAATCAGGGCGTCAGCGTCCCTGATGGCTTTTCGGTCTGGCATCATCTTGACGCCAACGGTATTCGCTTTAAGAGCATTACGCCGCAGGACGACGTGTTGCTTATTAAATTTGACTCCAGCGCCCAGAGCGCAGCCGCGAAGGTGGTACTCGACCGCACATTGCCGCATGGCTATATTATTGCGCAGCAGGAAGATAACAGCCATCCTGCCGCCTGGTTGTCATTACTCCGCGATACGTCGCATCGGTTTGGATAA
- the yqjA gene encoding DedA family general envelope maintenance protein YqjA: protein MELLTQLLQALWAQDFETLANPSMIGMLYFVLFMILFLENGLLPAAFLPGDSLLVLVGVLCAKGAMAFPQTVVLLTVAASLGCWVSYIQGRWLGNTRIVQNWLSHLPAHYHQRAHHLFHKHGLSALLVGRFIAFVRTLLPTIAGLSGLNSARFQFFNWVSGLLWVLILTTLGYVLGKTPVFMKYEDQLMSCLMLLPVVLLVIGLGGSLYMLWKKKYGTRG, encoded by the coding sequence ATGGAACTTTTGACCCAACTACTGCAGGCCCTCTGGGCGCAGGATTTCGAAACGCTGGCCAATCCTTCCATGATTGGTATGCTCTACTTCGTCTTGTTTATGATCCTGTTCCTTGAGAACGGGTTGCTTCCTGCGGCCTTCTTGCCCGGCGATAGCCTGCTGGTTCTGGTGGGCGTGCTGTGCGCTAAAGGGGCGATGGCGTTCCCACAAACCGTGGTGTTATTAACCGTTGCGGCCAGTCTCGGCTGCTGGGTGAGTTATATCCAGGGACGCTGGCTGGGCAATACGCGCATCGTTCAAAACTGGCTATCCCATCTCCCCGCGCATTATCACCAGCGGGCGCACCACCTTTTTCATAAGCACGGGCTTTCCGCACTGTTAGTGGGCCGTTTTATCGCCTTTGTACGCACGTTGCTGCCAACCATAGCGGGCCTTTCGGGGCTGAACAGCGCCCGCTTTCAGTTTTTTAACTGGGTGAGCGGTCTGCTGTGGGTCCTGATCCTGACCACGCTGGGCTATGTGCTGGGCAAAACACCGGTGTTCATGAAATATGAAGACCAACTGATGTCCTGCCTGATGCTGCTGCCGGTGGTGCTGCTGGTCATTGGTCTGGGGGGGTCACTCTATATGCTGTGGAAAAAGAAATACGGGACCAGGGGCTAA
- the exuR gene encoding transcriptional regulator ExuR, with protein sequence MEITEPRRLYQQLAAELKDRIEQGVYLVGDKLPAERFIADEKSVSRTVVREAIIMLEVEGYVEVRKGSGIHVISSQAKHTPAPDESLEFASYGPFELLQARQLIESNIAEFAATQVTKQDIMKLMEIQESARKEKCFRDSEWDLQFHVQVALATQNTALAAIVEKMWTQRVHNPYWKKLHDHIDSRTVDNWCDDHDQILKALIRKDPHAAKLAMWQHLENTKLMLFNETSDDFEFNADRYLFADNPVVHLDTAASLAK encoded by the coding sequence ATGGAAATCACCGAACCACGTCGTTTATATCAACAACTTGCCGCCGAACTGAAAGATCGCATCGAGCAAGGTGTTTATCTTGTCGGTGATAAACTTCCCGCTGAGCGCTTTATCGCAGATGAAAAAAGCGTCAGCCGTACCGTGGTGCGCGAAGCCATCATCATGCTGGAAGTGGAAGGCTATGTTGAGGTGCGTAAAGGCTCCGGAATTCACGTTATCTCCAGTCAGGCAAAACATACCCCGGCACCGGACGAAAGTCTGGAATTCGCCAGCTACGGTCCGTTTGAACTGCTCCAGGCTCGCCAGCTTATCGAAAGTAATATTGCGGAATTCGCAGCCACTCAGGTGACCAAGCAGGACATTATGAAGCTGATGGAAATTCAGGAGAGCGCGCGTAAGGAAAAATGTTTCCGCGATTCAGAATGGGATCTCCAGTTCCACGTGCAGGTGGCCCTGGCTACCCAAAATACGGCGCTGGCCGCCATCGTTGAAAAAATGTGGACTCAGCGTGTTCACAACCCATACTGGAAGAAATTGCACGATCATATCGATTCCCGTACCGTCGATAACTGGTGTGACGATCATGACCAAATCCTTAAAGCGCTGATTCGTAAAGATCCTCATGCCGCTAAACTGGCCATGTGGCAACATCTGGAAAACACCAAACTTATGCTGTTCAATGAAACCAGTGACGACTTCGAATTCAACGCTGACCGCTATTTATTTGCCGATAATCCCGTGGTTCACCTTGATACCGCAGCCAGTCTGGCAAAATAA